The following nucleotide sequence is from Nitrospira sp..
AGGCAGGTGAAGAACATGGACGATGTAGGCCAAGAGACAGCATTAGGAAGAGCTGAAGGGAGAGCTTGCGACCTGTCAGACGAGGTGAATGGGTTAGCCAGTTTATGCCGGATGGTTGCTTATCTCGGAGATGGCACCGACAGAAGTATCAACGAACGCGATTTTGTGAGTGCCATGAACCTTATCAGCACAAACATGGATCGATTCAGGAATGAGGTCGAGCAGATGGTGAGTCTTCTCGGCGATGCCAATGATCAAATCAAACGACTAGAGAAAACGATTGCTGAAACTCGGACGACTAATATTTGAAAGGGCGGTGACTCATGGCGAAACCACATGTGAATTATGAGGTTGTTCGTGATGTGCCAGGCTATCCATTCGACCCGTGCGGCTATCAGTCGAGCAGCCTCAGGGACGCACAAAAAGAACTTAGGCAAGCACGCCGGCACTACCCGGAAGCCTACTTAGCACGAGTGGAATACACCCGTTACCAGAAGAGCAGATCTAAGAAGGGACGGTGATTCATGGCGAAGAAGAAGCCTGGTCGTTTCCTGCACATCGAATTCCCCTCAGAAGGCATCAGCTCGTCTGCTGACATAGCGTTTCGGTTGTCCATGCTTCATGCGACAGCTTTGGAGCTTAACGCGCATAACCGAGTCAAAGTCTCATACACCGGAATGCCTCGAACCAGTGAAGAAAAAGACCCACAAAAGGATAACGGCCTCCGGCTCGTGAAATAACCACAAGAAAGGACAATTATGCCAAGCAAAGACTTCCGGATGAATCCAGACAGAATGAATGAAATCATGACAGCGACAAGCCATGTCGCAGAAGCGGCTGAGCGATTGGCGAAGTCCTGTCGAGAATTCACGACGAAGGATGCCAGTTACATTACATTCGAACAATTTCAGAATGCAGGTATCCCCATTCATGCCGCCGCCAATGATCTCGGCGCCTGCTTTGCCAGCTTGGCAACTTTGCAGGCGAAATTCGAAGCAGAAAACGAAAAATAAATCTCACAAGTTCCTTTCAAGAGGTACCTATGCGCGGCCACATCTTTCAACGATCGGAAGGCAGTTGGACCATCGTCCTAGACGTCGGCCGGAAAGTGGACCCGGCCACGGGAAAATTGAAACGCATCCAGAAGTGGAAGACGGTTAGAGGGACCAAGAAAGAGGCTCAGGCCGAACTGACTAACATGTTACACAACCTAAGCCGGGGCCAAGTGATCAGCCCTTCACGCATGACCCTCGGTGAATGGCTGGAGGAATGGCTGAAATCGGCCATCCAGCCGCACAAACGGCTCAGGACCTATGAAACCTATCGATCCGTCATAGAGCGTCACCTGAAGCCCGTTTTGGGTCAATATCGGCTCTGTGATCTCAGGGCGAGCCATCTCCAAGCGTATTACCAGTCGGAGAAGGTGGCGCCGGCCACTCTGCAACAGCATCACACGATTCTGCATAGTGCCTTGAAAGCGGCCACCATGCAGGATCTGATACCCCGAAACGCGGCATCGCTGGTGATAGGCAAGCCTCGGCGCAGGGATGGACACGAAAACATCCTTCAGAACTGCTGGGAGCCTGAAGAGGCGAGAAAGTTCCTCGATACGGCTAAGGCGCATAGCACGCATGCGGCCGCCTTGTACTCTGTGGCCCTTGATAGCGGAGCCAGAAAAGCAGAGCTCTGCGGGCTCAAATGGTCGGAGGTTGATATTGAACGACGGTCTATCTCGATCGTGCGCCAGCTGGTGAAGGTCCGGGAAGAGCCATTATTTGGCCCACCGAAGAACGGGAAATCCCGGACCGTTCAGCTAGACGAAAAGACAATCGAGGTCTTAAGGAAGCAGAAAGCTGCGCAGGCCGCTCAAAAACTGCTTCTTGGAACGTCCTATAGAGACCATGGCCTAGTTTTTTCGCGCGACTTCGGGCAACCCCTCACCTTGAATAATATCGGGCAACGCGAGTTTGCCAGGCTTATTAAAGCGGCCGGCGTGAAGCCGATCACCTTTCACGGGCTTCGCCACACGTGCGCGACCTTGGCACTCAAGGAAGGGGTTCCGGTGAAGGTGGTATCAGAACGACTAGGACACAAGCGGATCGAGATTACATTGAACGTGTACGCGCATGCCCTCCCCTCCATGCAGCAGGAAGCAGCGGCAAAGTTGGGGCGATTGCTGCACGGTTAGCGGATTGTTTGCAATCGAACAGCTTGAACGGTCTAAACCACTGACAAGTTTACAGTCTAGGGGGTATGGTGCCGAAGCCGGGACTTGAACCCGGACAGGCTTTCGCCCACATGGTCCTGAGCCATGCGCGTATGCCAATTCCGCCACTTCGGCCAGAGGAATGGAGGCGAATTATCGCTGATCGGTCGGAACCCGTCAAGGTGAGCGGGAGGAAAATCTAGGGGCGGAGCCGACCGCTGATGTTCCACCGCCCCTTCTCGCTCAACTCGGCGAGGTCGCCGGTTAGGACGATTCGTTCTCGCACCAAGCCGGCCGCGGCCAACAGGTAGGGACTGCCGATCCTGAAAGCGTCGTCCGCAATCAGGACGTCGAAGCGCACGCGGCGAAAGAGGGGATCTACCGCCACCCGTGAGGCGGTGGTCACAATCACTCGCCGGTTCTGCACGAAGGCTTGTCGATTGGTGTTCTCCTGCGCCGCCAACAGCTCTCGAATCTTCTTGGTGCCGCCCAACTTCAACACGTCCTCTTTGAGTTCGGCGAATTCCGGCTTCAGGTCCTTGGGCACCGTCGCCTCCGGAATCAACTCGGCGATGCGCGCCTTGGCAATGTCGATTTCCTGGCGCAAGCCCGCGCTCTGCCGGTCATAGATGGCCTTATACTCCCGCAAGGATTCGACATTCTTCCCCACGGCCTGCATCGAGAGGCGCTTCCAGATCGGCAGTTGCTCGTACGCGGCCAGCGTCTGATCGATTTCCGTGATCTTGGCCTGCAGCTCGCTCAGATGCGTCATCAAGCGCCATTCCAACAGCCGGACTTCATCCAGATCCTTTTGCTTCTGCGCCTTATAGGCGAGCAGCGGAGTCAGTTCGCGAAACCGCTCGTACTTTTTGCGTAGCGCCGCCTTTTCGGATCGAGCCTTGGCATAAAACTGGTGCATTTGGGCTTCGAAGCCGAGGTCGGAAAGGGGAATGCCGCCGCTGTCCTGGCTGATGGCAAGCTCGTACCGGCTGACCCAGCTCTTAAAGGTCAGCCCGGCCGCCTTCATGACCCGCGCGATCTGGAGGGTGATGCGGTCGGCATCGTGGTGATCCGGCGTGACCAAAAGCAGGCGCTTGTTGGCCCGGATCAACTCAATGACGAGGGAGGCCACCTTCTGCTGCCGAGCAGCCACATCGCCATGCCACAAGGGCATCAGGACCGAGGTGGCGGTCAAGCCTTCCAGTGCAGCCCGATCCCCCACCTGACCGGCCGCCAACAGCGGCAATAGACGTTCCGCGGGCCCCAACGTATAGGAGCCGCCGGCCTTGCTCATCTCATGCAAGCGATGGGCGGCCGTCTGCGCAAATCCCGCCGCATCGGGCAGCAGGGTGGCTCTGGGGACGACGTCACCGACCGCGTCGAAGGTTTGCACCACCAGGCGCTCTCCTTCCTGGGCAAGGATGAGCCCCTCCGTCGGTTCATCCTCCTCACCCAACAACACGGTCACCGGAACATCCAGCCCCACAGACAGATTAGGGGGCAGGACAAACTCGTAGAGATGGAGCGTGCCGACCGTCTGGATCCGGCGACCACCGGTCACGACCACCGTCTGATCCGGTTCGGATGTCGCGGAGGCAGCGGCTTCCCGCTCCAATTGAAGGGCCAGCTGCTCCAACAAATCAGGCAAGGTCTCAGGAATCGTCGTCATGCGGCAGGTCCCGGGTGGTTCGGCGCCGTATCTTAATGACTCGGGAAAGAGCCTGTCCACTGGGGCGGCAGTGCGGCGAGTCAATTGACTTTTGCACAGCCCCTCAGTATGCTTTTTCCCTTTCCAACAGAAGGAGTTGCAGTATGAAGGTGATTCTCCAAGAAACCCTCGAAGGCGTAGGCGACCTCGGCGACCTCCTGGATGTCTCCGACGGCTTCGCCCGAAACTACCTCTTGCCTCGCCGCAAGGCGGTGGAAGCCAACAGCCGCAACATCAAGGAATTCGAACATGCCAAGCGGGCCGCCGCCGAAAAGGCCAAGAAGGAAAAGCTGGAAATCGAGGCCCATGGCAAGAAGATCAGCGCCGTCTCGCTCACGATCTCGGTCCAGGTCGGAAAAGACGACAAGCTGTTCGGCTCCGTCACCGCCAAGGACATCGCGGAAGCCTTAGCCGCACAGGGCCACACCGTCGACCGTCGCAAGATTCAGCTCGCCCAGCCCATCAAGGAACTGGGGACCTTCACGATCCCCATCAAGCTCCCGCGCGAGGTCACCGCCAGCATCGCGGTGCACGTGGTGAAGCAACAGGAAGAGCCGGAAGCGGCCGCGACGGCCTAAGCCCTTGTGCCAAATCATGCGCGGCGTTCGGCCTCGTCCGCCGTGCTCGGAGGACCCATGCAGGATCTGATCGGTTCGTTGGACGCGCTGAAAGCAACCGACCCTGAGACCTATGCGGCCATCACGGCCGAGGAGGAGCGTCAGCGGGACAAACTCCTGTTGATTGCTTCCGAGAATTTCGCGAGCCCGGCCGTGTTGGCCGCCCAAGGCAGCTTGATGACCAACAAGTATGCCGAGGGCTATCCCGGCAAACGCTATTACGGCGGCTGCCAACACGTCGATACCGTCGAAACCTTGGCCATCGAGCGGGCCAAGCAGATCTTCGGCGCCGAACACGTCAATGTGCAGCCACACTCCGGCTCTCAAGCCAACATGGCCGCGTACCTCGCCGTGCTCAAGCCCGGCGACACGATCCTGGGCTTGGACCTGGCGCAGGGCGGACACCTGACCCACGGCAGCAAGGTGAATTTCTCCGGGACCATCTTCCGCGCGTTCTCCTACGGCGTGGATCGCCAAACCGAAACCATCGACTATGCCGCGGTGCAAAAGATCGCCGAGGAATGTCGACCGCGCATGCTGGTGGTCGGGGCCAGCGCCTATGCCCGCACGCTCGACTTTCCCAAATTCCAGGAAATCGCCAAATCGGTCGGCGCCTACCTACTGGTCGACATTGCGCATATCGCAGGGCTCATCGCGGCAGGGCTGCACCCCAACCCGGTGCCCTATGCCGATTTCGTCACCACCACGACCCACAAGACCCTCCGGGGACCGCGGGGCGGCGTGACGATGTGTAAGGCCGAACATGCCAAGGCCGTCGACAAGATCATTTTCCCCGGCCTGCAGGGCGGACCGCTGATGCACGTGATCGCCGCCAAGGCCGTCGCCTTCAAGGAAGCGCTGTCTCCCGCCTTCAAGCGTTACCAGCAGCAGGTGCTGGCCAACGCGCGCACCCTGGCCCAAGGCCTGATCGATCGAGGATACAAGATCGTGTCCGGGGGCACCGATACGCATCTGATGCTCGTGAACCTGACCAATAAGGGTCTGACCGGCAAGGAGGCCGACGCCGCGTTGGATGCCGCCGGCATCATCGTCAACAAAAACGCCGTCCCCTACGACGAAAAACCGCCGGCGGTCGCGAGCGGCATCCGCATCGGCAGCCCTATCGTTTCCACCCGCGGCATGCGGGAGGCCGACATGCGGGAGATCGTGGCCCTCATCGACCGCGTCTTGCAATATCCGCAAGACCAGCAGGTGCAGGCTGACGTACGGGCGCAAGCGAAGGCGCTGTGCAACCGCTTCCCCATCTTTCATGCCTACGATGCGTCTCCCTCATAGGCAGGACGTGCGCCGGTGAAGTGTCCCTTCTGCGACGATGTCGAAGACAAAGTCGTCGATTCACGGATGGCCAAGGAAGGCGAGGTCATTCGACGGCGGCGCGAGTGCCTGTCGTGTAAACGCCGGTACACGACCTACGAGCGGGTCGAAGAAACCATGCCGGTCGTGGTGAAGAAGGACGGACGCCGGGAACCCTTCGACCGCGGCAAGATCGTCTCCGGCCTCAAGAAGGCCTGCGAAAAACGCCCGATCAGTACGGCCACCATCGAGGCGGTCACCGATCGCATCGAAAAGCGGATCCAAGAGATGGGGGAAACGGAAATCGTCAGCACCTCCATCGGCGAAGAGGTCATGAAGGAGCTGTCGCAACTCGATCAGGTGGCCTACGTGCGGTTCGCCTCCGTGTATCGGGATTTCAAAGACATCGACCAGTTCATGGACGAAATCAAAGCCCTGGCCCAGCAGCGCCGAGAGCGTTAAGGGCTGCCCCTTCCACCGCCGGGACGGCCCTCGCAGCCCCGGCATCAGCGAACCCATGGCCACGACCAAGACTTTACGCGAACGACGAAAAACGCTGCGACGCCGCCGGGCCTCGGGTGCCACCCATGTGGCCATCATCGGCGCCGGCCGCGGCGGCACCGCCTTGATGGAGATTTTCGCCAACGATCCGCTGGTCCGGATCGTGGGCGTCGCGGACATCAGCCCCCAAGCTCCGGGCATCGGCCTGGCCAGACGCCTGAACATCCGCGTCACGCGGAGCTACCGTCAACTGCTGAAAATGGGACCGGTCGACTTGGTCATCGACGTCTCCGGCAATCCGGAAGTCGGCGAATTTCTCCAAGACATCCGCCGTATGGGCGTGGCCGTCATCGGCGGCGCCAGCGCCAAGTTCATGTGGCAGTTGATCGAGGCCCGCATTCGAGCCACCGCGGAAATCGAGAAGACCCTGAACAAATACCAGTCGCTCTACCGCCTCTACGTCAAAGAAACCGGCGCCGCGGTGACGGAAGAACGTACCCGCATCGCCTGCGAAATCCACGACGGTCTGGTGCAAAGCCTCGCCGGCGTCAACTTCAAGTTGGAACTGTCGCAGGAGCTGATCCGGAAGAATCCCAAGGCCAGCCTCGCGACCCTGCGCGAGTCGAAAGCTCAGCTGAAGATGGCGATTCAGGAGGCACGACAGGTGATCTTCAATCTGCGCCCGCTCCATTACGACAAGATGGAGTTGATCCCCGCCCTCACCAACTATCTCAAGTCCTACGAAACGCAATACCACATCAAAACCGCGTTTTCCGTCACCGGAGACGAAACGGTCCTGTTCCCGCGCACGAAAATCTTCCTCTTCCGGATCGTGCAGGAGGCGCTCAGCAACGTCCAGAAACACGCCAAAGCGGACCGGGTGTCCGTGCAGCTCGACATTCGCGAGAACCTGCTGCAAGTCACCATTATCGACGATGGGATCGGATTCGACATGGACACGGTCCTCCGCGATCCCGAAAAATGGGACCACTTCGGCATTCGCGGCATTCTGGAACGGGCGCGGCTCGTGGGCGGAGAGGCAACCATCGACTCGAAGAAGGGACGCGGCACAAAGATCGTCTTGCGTGTGCCGCTAGCCGACAAGGAGACCATTCGCAATGGAAAAAATTAAGGTCCTGATCGCCGATGATCATCGCGTCGTTCGCGAAGGTCTGGCCGCCATCCTCAAGACCAAGGAGGACATCAACGTCGTCGGAGAAGCGCAAGACGGCGTGGAAGCGGTGGAAAAAACCAGGACGTTGCTGCCCGACGTCGTGCTAATGGACGTGAGTATGCCCCGCATGGGCGGCGTCGAAGCGACCAGGCAGATCAAGCGTGAATTTCCGCACATCGGCATCGTGGCCCTTACCATGTACGAAGAGCAGCAGTACATCTTCGATCTGGTACGGGCCGGGGCCACGGGTTATCTCCTCAAGGATTCCGAGTCATCCCAAATCGTGGCGGCCATCCGGGCCATTTACCGCGGCGAATCCCTCATCCATCCCTCCG
It contains:
- a CDS encoding site-specific integrase; amino-acid sequence: MRGHIFQRSEGSWTIVLDVGRKVDPATGKLKRIQKWKTVRGTKKEAQAELTNMLHNLSRGQVISPSRMTLGEWLEEWLKSAIQPHKRLRTYETYRSVIERHLKPVLGQYRLCDLRASHLQAYYQSEKVAPATLQQHHTILHSALKAATMQDLIPRNAASLVIGKPRRRDGHENILQNCWEPEEARKFLDTAKAHSTHAAALYSVALDSGARKAELCGLKWSEVDIERRSISIVRQLVKVREEPLFGPPKNGKSRTVQLDEKTIEVLRKQKAAQAAQKLLLGTSYRDHGLVFSRDFGQPLTLNNIGQREFARLIKAAGVKPITFHGLRHTCATLALKEGVPVKVVSERLGHKRIEITLNVYAHALPSMQQEAAAKLGRLLHG
- a CDS encoding 50S ribosomal protein L9, whose translation is MKVILQETLEGVGDLGDLLDVSDGFARNYLLPRRKAVEANSRNIKEFEHAKRAAAEKAKKEKLEIEAHGKKISAVSLTISVQVGKDDKLFGSVTAKDIAEALAAQGHTVDRRKIQLAQPIKELGTFTIPIKLPREVTASIAVHVVKQQEEPEAAATA
- a CDS encoding serine hydroxymethyltransferase gives rise to the protein MQDLIGSLDALKATDPETYAAITAEEERQRDKLLLIASENFASPAVLAAQGSLMTNKYAEGYPGKRYYGGCQHVDTVETLAIERAKQIFGAEHVNVQPHSGSQANMAAYLAVLKPGDTILGLDLAQGGHLTHGSKVNFSGTIFRAFSYGVDRQTETIDYAAVQKIAEECRPRMLVVGASAYARTLDFPKFQEIAKSVGAYLLVDIAHIAGLIAAGLHPNPVPYADFVTTTTHKTLRGPRGGVTMCKAEHAKAVDKIIFPGLQGGPLMHVIAAKAVAFKEALSPAFKRYQQQVLANARTLAQGLIDRGYKIVSGGTDTHLMLVNLTNKGLTGKEADAALDAAGIIVNKNAVPYDEKPPAVASGIRIGSPIVSTRGMREADMREIVALIDRVLQYPQDQQVQADVRAQAKALCNRFPIFHAYDASPS
- the nrdR gene encoding transcriptional repressor NrdR, translated to MKCPFCDDVEDKVVDSRMAKEGEVIRRRRECLSCKRRYTTYERVEETMPVVVKKDGRREPFDRGKIVSGLKKACEKRPISTATIEAVTDRIEKRIQEMGETEIVSTSIGEEVMKELSQLDQVAYVRFASVYRDFKDIDQFMDEIKALAQQRRER
- a CDS encoding response regulator transcription factor → MEKIKVLIADDHRVVREGLAAILKTKEDINVVGEAQDGVEAVEKTRTLLPDVVLMDVSMPRMGGVEATRQIKREFPHIGIVALTMYEEQQYIFDLVRAGATGYLLKDSESSQIVAAIRAIYRGESLIHPSVASKILAEFSLMAQKKGKKPAWVEHDLTEREITVLRLVADGKTNKEIANSLDLSEKTVKNHVRNIFHKLQVYDRTQAAILAIRKGLIELEPRP